In Coleofasciculus sp. FACHB-1120, one genomic interval encodes:
- a CDS encoding DEAD/DEAH box helicase, with product MTLSFTSLGLSEARIQQLEKLGFTAPTQIQSQAIPHLLAGRDVVGQSQTGTGKTAAFSLPILERIDVKNPAVQSLILTPTRELAQQVALAIRSFSSDRRLGVLTVYGGQAIDRQIQRLRQGVQIVVGTPGRVIDLLNRGDLKLEQVNWLVLDEADEMLSMGFIDDVETILKQVPAERQTAFFSATMPPTIQKLIAKFLRSPMNVSVEQPKAAPSRINQAVYMVPRGWSKSRALLPILELEDPESALIFVRTRKTAAELTNQLQAAGHSVDEYHGDLNQQARERLLMRFRQHQVRWVVATDIAARGLDVDHLSHVINYDLPDSVESYIHRIGRTGRAGNAGTAISLIHPMDRRKLVLIERKVRQTLKIVQIPTRAEIEGRRLEKLQAQVREVLSGERMASFLPVVAQLSEEYDAHAIAAAALQMVYDQTRPSWMSSEQEAQMDDRGMSSKPKLIKRPKPEAKTENTEVRRQKPEEIRN from the coding sequence ATGACCCTTTCGTTCACAAGCCTAGGCCTTTCAGAAGCTCGCATTCAGCAACTAGAAAAACTAGGCTTTACTGCACCCACACAAATTCAATCCCAAGCCATTCCTCATCTGTTGGCTGGTCGGGATGTAGTGGGACAATCCCAAACCGGAACCGGCAAAACAGCGGCTTTTTCGCTGCCGATTTTGGAACGGATCGATGTCAAAAATCCCGCAGTCCAATCCCTGATTTTGACACCTACGCGGGAACTAGCTCAGCAAGTGGCTCTGGCAATCCGTAGCTTTAGCAGCGATCGCCGGTTGGGCGTGCTGACAGTGTATGGCGGTCAAGCCATTGACCGCCAAATCCAGCGCCTCAGACAAGGCGTTCAGATTGTCGTTGGAACCCCAGGACGGGTGATTGATTTGCTCAATCGAGGGGATCTCAAGCTTGAGCAGGTCAACTGGCTGGTGCTGGACGAAGCCGACGAAATGTTGAGCATGGGCTTTATTGACGATGTGGAAACCATCCTCAAGCAAGTTCCTGCCGAACGTCAGACGGCATTTTTCTCGGCGACAATGCCGCCGACGATTCAAAAATTGATTGCAAAGTTCTTGCGATCGCCGATGAACGTCTCCGTGGAGCAGCCCAAAGCCGCTCCCTCCCGGATTAACCAAGCGGTGTACATGGTGCCCCGTGGCTGGTCAAAATCTCGCGCCTTGCTGCCCATCCTAGAACTGGAAGATCCCGAATCTGCCTTAATCTTCGTGCGGACACGCAAGACAGCCGCTGAACTGACCAACCAACTGCAAGCTGCCGGTCACAGTGTAGACGAGTACCACGGCGACCTCAATCAACAAGCCCGGGAACGGCTGCTGATGCGGTTCCGCCAACACCAAGTACGCTGGGTAGTTGCTACCGATATTGCGGCGCGGGGTTTAGACGTTGACCACCTGAGCCATGTGATCAACTACGATCTGCCAGATAGCGTGGAAAGCTACATCCACCGGATCGGTCGCACGGGTCGCGCTGGTAACGCAGGAACAGCCATTTCCCTGATTCACCCAATGGATCGCCGAAAGTTGGTGCTAATTGAGCGCAAAGTTCGACAAACCTTGAAAATTGTCCAAATCCCCACACGGGCGGAAATTGAAGGGCGACGTCTGGAAAAACTGCAAGCTCAAGTACGCGAAGTATTGAGTGGGGAGCGCATGGCTTCGTTCTTGCCCGTTGTGGCACAACTGAGCGAAGAATACGACGCCCACGCGATCGCAGCAGCAGCACTGCAAATGGTGTACGACCAAACTCGTCCCTCTTGGATGTCCAGCGAACAAGAGGCACAAATGGACGACCGAGGAATGTCTAGCAAGCCGAAGCTGATCAAGCGTCCCAAACCAGAAGCGAAAACCGAGAACACAGAAGTCAGAAGGCAGAAGCCCGAAGAAATTCGCAATTAA